GATAATATTATTGCTGAGCATAGTGGCAAAGACCCTGCACAAGTGGCTATAGACCGCGATCGTGATTTCTGGATGACTGCATCTGAAGCCAAAGAATATGGTCTGGTGGATGAAGTATTGGTATCTAATCCTAAGAAGTCAAAAAATGAATTGTAATATTTTTTAAGTAGAAAAGATAAAACTATGAATCTGTTATATAAAAAACCCTTCCTTTCGGAAGATGAAGAGGAAAATGACGAACCGGAAACTCCTTCTAAAAATATTGAAGAACAAAAAACGCCGCTATTGTTAAAAAAACAAGAAGAGCTTTTTTTAGAAAAACGCGCTGTGTATTTGTGGGGCGTAGTTGACGATAAATCTGCCAGAGAAGTGGTGAGCAAACTCTTGTTGCTGGAAGCGGATAAGCCCGGTGAAGAAATTAAATTTTACATCAATAGCCCGGGTGGTGTTGTTACCAGCGGAATGGTAATTTATGATACAATTAAGTTAATCTCGTCACCTGTAAGTACGATCTGCATGGGGCTTGCGGCAAGTATGGGGTCTATTCTGTTGAGTGTAGGTGAAAAAGGAAAACGCTTTATTTTTCCACATGGGGAAGTGATGATACACCAACCCAGTATAGGGGGGTATTTTCAAGCGACTTCTGCAGATATCGAAATTCAGGCTGAACAAATTGAAAAGACCAAACAAATGGGTGCCGAAATTTTAGCTGAGAACTGCGGAAAAACAGTGGAACAAATTTTAAAAGATTTTGACCGTGATTATTATTTGGATGCTGAAGGGGCCGTGGCTTATGGAATCGTGGATGGTATATTAGAAAAATTGTAATTTTTTACAAAAACGGAAGATAATAAACCAATAAAACCGCTCTTTCGGGCGGTTTTTGTAATTTTGCAGTTGGTAGATTTTTTTTAAATAAAGAAATCTACAACGGAAGAGTAAATAGACACAAAGATAAATTATGGCAAAAAATACGCATACACAATGTTCGTTTTGCGGACGTTCCCGCGATGAAGTTCAAATACTTATTTCAGGTACAGATGCAGATATTTGTGAACAATGTATAGAAAATGCAGCGGAAATAATAGCGCAGGAATTACATTCAGAACAAGCGGTAGGTAAAAAGAATACGCCACGTAAAGAATTAAAGGTGAAGAGTCCAAAAGAAATAAAACTCTTTTTGGATCAATATGTAATCGGACAAGAAGATGCGAAGAAAATATTGTCTGTAGCCGTATATAATCACTTTAAAAGAATTAACCAAAAAGTGCAAAATGATGATGTAGAAATTGAAAAAAGCAATATCATTATGATTGGTGAAACAGGAACAGGTAAAACTTTGTTAGCAAAGAGTATCGCTAAAATGTTGAATGTTCCATTTGCAATAGTTGATGCTACTGTATTTACTGAAGCGGGGTATGTTGGCGAAGACATTGAAAGTATGCTTTCACGGTTGTTGCAAAACTGTGACTATGATGTTGCGGCTGCAGAACACGGAATTGTTTACATTGATGAGATAGATAAAATTGCACGTAAAAGTGATAACCCTTCCATTACGCGTGACGTAAGTGGAGAGGGCGTTCAACAAGGTTTATTGAAGATGTTGGAAGGTACAGAAGCGCTGGTTCCTCCACAAGGCGGACGTAAACACCCTGAACAAAAAATGGTAAAGATTCGTACGCAAAATATCCTCTTTATTTGTGGCGGCGCCTTTGATGGAATTGACAGGATTATTGGGAGACGTATCAATACGAATGCGATTGGATTTAGTGTGAACAAAGAAGAGCAAGAAGCGCAAAAGAAAAACTTATTGCAATTTGTAAACCCTCAAGATTTGAAAACATTTGGATTGATTCCGGAATTGCTGGGTCGTTTGCCCGTAGTTACACATCTCGATCCTTTGGATAAAGAGACATTACGTTCTATTTTGACAGAACCTAAAAATAGTTTGATAAAACAATATAATCGATTGTTTGAATTAGAGGGTGTGAAATTATCGGTAGATGACGATGCACTTGATTTTATTACTGAAAAAGCTTTGGAATTCAAACTAGGTGCGCGCGGATTGAGAAGTATTTGTGAGAGTATTCTTACAGATGCCATGTTTGACGTACCTGGAAGTAATATTAAAACTTTTGAGCTAACACTTGATTATGCGAAGCAACAATTTGGCAGTAGCAAGTTGGGAATGATGAAGGTAGCCTGATAAAGGGTATTTATTCTCCTTCATTTTGAAGATAGCGAGAGATTCTTGATGATTTCTGTGCATCTCAGAAAGTATTCAATTTTTAATTTTAAAATATTAATTTTTAATTTTACCTTTGCGGTCCATTTATTTTTTAAAATATACGGCAAAATCCGTGTAGCCTAAAACAATTCATTTTATGAAAAAAGGTATCCATCCAGAAAAGTACCGTTTTGTAGTCTTCAAAGACATGAGTAATGGTACAGAATTTTTATCACGTTCTACTGCTTCATCTAGCGAAACAACTACTTTTGAAGGTGTAGAATACCCGGTTATCAAATTGGAAATTTCCAATACTTCACATCCTTTTTACACAGGTAAAAATGTGTTGGTAGATACTGCCGGTCGTATCGATAAATTCAAAAAACGTTACGCACAGAAGAAATAATTTCTCAATTTCTTTTTATAAAAAATCCCGTTCACTTTTTGATGAACGGGATTTTTTGTATCTGGTAGATTTACTATTTCAATTCATCACCTTCTTTTTCCTCATGCTTTCTATCCACTTTACGATACCCCCACCTGAAAATTAATGGGAATACCAATAAGGAAAATACCATAGCACATAATATGCCGCCAATAATTACTCGCGCTAATGGCCTAGAGCTTTCAGAACCGATACTGGTAGAAATAGCGGCGGGTAGTAATCCGATCGCAGCCATTAATGAAGTCATGACTACCGGCCTCACTAATGATTTTACACCTTCTTTGATAGAAATATACAAAGGTTTCTGTTCATGCTTGTATAACTCCATATTCTTTTTAAAGGCTGTAATCAGCAATACACCTTCTAATATACAAATACCAAATAAAGCAATAAAACCAATACCGGCGGAGATACTAAAATTGGTTCCTGTCAATAAAAGAGAAGCAATACCTCCAACTACTGCAAAAGGTACATTGGTAAATACCAAACCAGCATCTTTGAAATTACCAAACATTACAAAAAGTAATAAGAATATGAGCAATAAACTTATTGGAACGACCTGTTGTAATCGTTTAGTAGCTCTTTGTTGATTCTCAAAATCACCTTGCCAAACCATTGTATAGCCTTTCTTTAAGCTTACGTTTCTTGCTACCTTTTCTTGTGCTTCTTTGATGGCACTTCCCATGTCTCTTCCCCGGACAGAAAATTTGACAGCCGAATACCGCTCATTATTATCTCTAAATATTAAACATGCACCCGTGTGATAATCAATTTCTGCGATTTCCTTAATGGGTACTTTTGAGCCACTTAGGGTAGGAACGAGCAGATTACCGATATCTGTTGCATTTTTTCTGAATTCTTCCGGGTATCTTATCCTTACATCGAATTTTCGAATACCTTCATATAATTGCGTAGCCGCCTTCCCTCCAATGGCCATTTCAATCACTGCATTTGCATCGGCTGTAGTTACACCATAGAGTGCCATCTTATTTTGATCTAAGTTAATATCTAATTCAGGCTGTCCCAGATTTTTTATTACACCCAGATCTTGAATGCCATTAACTGTTTTTAGCTGGTCATAAACCTGCTGACATTTATCTTCCATATAATTCAGGGAGTCACCATAAATCTTTACAACTATAGAACCTTTTACACCCGAAACAGCCTCTTCCACATTATCCATAATGGGCTGAGAAAAATTTAGATCAATGCCTGGGTAAATTGATAATGCTTTTTGCATACTATCTATCAATTGCTCTTTTGATATTTTGGGCTTCCAATCTTCTTGCGGAAGCATCATCACATCAAATTCAATATTGTAAAATCCGGTAACATCTGTACCATCATCTGGGCGGCCATCTTGAGAAGTAACATGTGTTATTTCAGGAAACTTTATCATGATATTACGCAGTTTGTTAGCCACTTCGTCAGATTTATCTAAAGCCACACTATAAGGTAATGAAGCCCTGATATATAATGAACCTTCATTTAATTCGGGTAAAAATTCGCTTCCTAAGAATTTAAATCCCCAGAAGCCAACTACAACAATAATTGCTGCACCTATGAGCGTAAGTCTTTTATGTTTATAATTGAATCTAAAGATCTTCATTATAAATTTGGTGATTCCTTCTACGATGGGATTGTGTTTTTCTTTCACATTCTTTTTAAGCAGAATGCTTACTAAAACGGGGACAAGTGTAAGTGTGAATATTAAAGCACCTAATAGTGCAAAACCCAGTGTATAAGCGAGTGGTGAGAACATTTTGCCTTCCACTTTTTGAAAAGCAAATATGGGCAGAAGGGCTGTTATGATAATCACCTTAGAGAAAAAGATAGCTTTGCCTAATTCTGCGCCTTGCTTCTTAAGAATACCTAATTTTGCAATCTTGTTAAACCTTTCCATTCCTATTTCTCGCCGCTTTTGATCAAGTAAAACGAATAGTCCCTCGACCATTACAACGGCTCCATCTATAATAATTCCAAAATCTATTGCGCCCAAAGAAAGTAGATTTGCAGACATCCCCATAAGTTTTAAACAGATAAATGCAAATAGCAACGACAAAGGAATAATAATAGAAACAATAAGCGTTGTACGCCAGTTGAACATAAACAGAGACACTATCAAAGTTACCAGTAACATCCCTTCAGTAAGATTATGCAGAACTGTATGAGTAGAATAATTCACCAAATCTTCTCTATCATAAAATGGTACAATCTTTACATCCGGAGGAAGTATCTGTGTATTTAGCTTTTCAATGGTTTGCTTTAAATTTTTGATTACATCAGTAGAATTTTCTCCTTTACGCATTAAAACAATGGCTTCTACAGCGTCGTCGTTATTTTTGATGAAGCGTTTTCCATCTTTAATGATGGCGTCTGTCCTACCCACCTTACCCAATCTAGGCTGGTTTGATATTTCAACATCTGCCACATCTTTTACCAATACGGGTACGCCCTTGATGGTTTCTATAATGATATTTTTAATGTCATCGATATTATTCAATAAGCCAATACCGCGTACAACATAAGCCTGATTGTTTTTTTCTATAATATCTCCGCCAATATTGATATTGCTTTTGGCTACTGCATTATAAACATCTAAAGGTGTGATGCCTAAATCATTTAATTTTCTAGGGTCTACTTGAATCTCATAAGTTTTTACCATGCCCCCAA
The Arachidicoccus soli DNA segment above includes these coding regions:
- a CDS encoding ClpP family protease, which gives rise to MNLLYKKPFLSEDEEENDEPETPSKNIEEQKTPLLLKKQEELFLEKRAVYLWGVVDDKSAREVVSKLLLLEADKPGEEIKFYINSPGGVVTSGMVIYDTIKLISSPVSTICMGLAASMGSILLSVGEKGKRFIFPHGEVMIHQPSIGGYFQATSADIEIQAEQIEKTKQMGAEILAENCGKTVEQILKDFDRDYYLDAEGAVAYGIVDGILEKL
- the clpX gene encoding ATP-dependent Clp protease ATP-binding subunit ClpX; the encoded protein is MAKNTHTQCSFCGRSRDEVQILISGTDADICEQCIENAAEIIAQELHSEQAVGKKNTPRKELKVKSPKEIKLFLDQYVIGQEDAKKILSVAVYNHFKRINQKVQNDDVEIEKSNIIMIGETGTGKTLLAKSIAKMLNVPFAIVDATVFTEAGYVGEDIESMLSRLLQNCDYDVAAAEHGIVYIDEIDKIARKSDNPSITRDVSGEGVQQGLLKMLEGTEALVPPQGGRKHPEQKMVKIRTQNILFICGGAFDGIDRIIGRRINTNAIGFSVNKEEQEAQKKNLLQFVNPQDLKTFGLIPELLGRLPVVTHLDPLDKETLRSILTEPKNSLIKQYNRLFELEGVKLSVDDDALDFITEKALEFKLGARGLRSICESILTDAMFDVPGSNIKTFELTLDYAKQQFGSSKLGMMKVA
- a CDS encoding type B 50S ribosomal protein L31, translating into MKKGIHPEKYRFVVFKDMSNGTEFLSRSTASSSETTTFEGVEYPVIKLEISNTSHPFYTGKNVLVDTAGRIDKFKKRYAQKK
- a CDS encoding efflux RND transporter permease subunit, yielding MNKILKSILAFSLKNKYMIFFATLIIVVWGVITFRSMPIEAFPDTTNTTVQIITQWPGRSAEEVEKFVTIPLEIAMNPVQKKESLRSTSIFGLSVINIQFNDGVTDDYARMQVNNLLGNASLPDGISPQVQPPTGPTGEIFRYTLESKSRSPRDLKTIQDWVVDRHIRSVPGIADIVSFGGMVKTYEIQVDPRKLNDLGITPLDVYNAVAKSNINIGGDIIEKNNQAYVVRGIGLLNNIDDIKNIIIETIKGVPVLVKDVADVEISNQPRLGKVGRTDAIIKDGKRFIKNNDDAVEAIVLMRKGENSTDVIKNLKQTIEKLNTQILPPDVKIVPFYDREDLVNYSTHTVLHNLTEGMLLVTLIVSLFMFNWRTTLIVSIIIPLSLLFAFICLKLMGMSANLLSLGAIDFGIIIDGAVVMVEGLFVLLDQKRREIGMERFNKIAKLGILKKQGAELGKAIFFSKVIIITALLPIFAFQKVEGKMFSPLAYTLGFALLGALIFTLTLVPVLVSILLKKNVKEKHNPIVEGITKFIMKIFRFNYKHKRLTLIGAAIIVVVGFWGFKFLGSEFLPELNEGSLYIRASLPYSVALDKSDEVANKLRNIMIKFPEITHVTSQDGRPDDGTDVTGFYNIEFDVMMLPQEDWKPKISKEQLIDSMQKALSIYPGIDLNFSQPIMDNVEEAVSGVKGSIVVKIYGDSLNYMEDKCQQVYDQLKTVNGIQDLGVIKNLGQPELDINLDQNKMALYGVTTADANAVIEMAIGGKAATQLYEGIRKFDVRIRYPEEFRKNATDIGNLLVPTLSGSKVPIKEIAEIDYHTGACLIFRDNNERYSAVKFSVRGRDMGSAIKEAQEKVARNVSLKKGYTMVWQGDFENQQRATKRLQQVVPISLLLIFLLLFVMFGNFKDAGLVFTNVPFAVVGGIASLLLTGTNFSISAGIGFIALFGICILEGVLLITAFKKNMELYKHEQKPLYISIKEGVKSLVRPVVMTSLMAAIGLLPAAISTSIGSESSRPLARVIIGGILCAMVFSLLVFPLIFRWGYRKVDRKHEEKEGDELK